A stretch of the Balneola vulgaris DSM 17893 genome encodes the following:
- a CDS encoding peptidylprolyl isomerase, with product MKVNTKCVQNMYKLFVLLFSVTMAGACTSNPEFERIITEEYPALYEAVYARDAEKILSFASHPDEEVVTQAWNAMINTPVEDVSAYVSQVAEANHKTAWASLWNKELSEDDVERLNNWFAESDTLNVGLMSALAVHGNKRSLDFLMQRQPPMVEEIHLELAYAIGRISMNVELDDTYKIKIIDRALRYPRSSISQAYLYGFYRSDEELSKEVQQHIIDSWINFYPDEAGANRYLTKMLMKDNATMVFHHFVKDEFNTMDIELALEMLRGIQRHEPVKYTTVALNGFVQHSNPLVVEQALIALAANDTISERIENSTLNYTALNTEVDARLRLYGWNSIVRPERYTDRMKDVGKSDPYLQNIRYRVLKKVWSDEEVFNQLVSEIEASNGLLLSMLMSELNAFWANVEDDFKTDERADIVKDQLFQALNNGDRAYMLRALITDEAVLTEEDFDALIVLLDDKAVGDHLSMYSSVTFILKERYEERANEFINELFAQNNTDLNDVLLRQEWEGLTGSPSVVSFRKIDWERLAELGPNPILILDTNKGTIKIKMDVYTAPATISGMDSLITSDSYDSVAFHRVVPNFVIQGGDVETGRGFGGPGYTVPTEGSAQHYFRGKAGVASSGVDTEGSQYFVMHTWAPHLNGSYTIYGEVISGMEVVDRITVGDTVIYAYWEE from the coding sequence ATGAAGGTCAATACAAAATGTGTACAAAATATGTATAAACTTTTTGTGCTCCTTTTTAGCGTAACAATGGCAGGAGCTTGTACTTCAAATCCTGAATTCGAACGAATTATCACAGAGGAATATCCGGCGTTATATGAGGCCGTGTATGCACGTGACGCGGAAAAGATTTTGAGTTTTGCATCACATCCAGATGAAGAGGTTGTGACTCAAGCTTGGAATGCAATGATTAATACTCCAGTAGAAGATGTAAGCGCTTATGTATCTCAAGTGGCAGAAGCGAACCATAAAACAGCTTGGGCTTCGCTATGGAATAAAGAATTATCTGAGGATGATGTTGAGCGTTTAAATAATTGGTTTGCGGAATCGGATACACTGAATGTGGGATTGATGTCGGCATTAGCGGTGCATGGAAATAAAAGATCACTAGATTTTTTGATGCAACGGCAGCCACCTATGGTAGAAGAAATACACTTAGAGTTAGCTTATGCAATAGGCCGCATTTCTATGAACGTAGAACTGGACGATACTTATAAAATCAAGATTATTGATCGTGCATTAAGGTATCCGAGATCAAGTATAAGTCAGGCGTATTTGTATGGATTCTATAGAAGTGATGAAGAGTTAAGTAAAGAAGTTCAACAACACATAATAGATTCATGGATTAACTTTTACCCTGATGAAGCTGGGGCTAACCGTTATTTAACCAAAATGTTGATGAAAGATAATGCCACAATGGTATTTCATCATTTTGTTAAAGATGAATTCAATACGATGGATATTGAATTGGCCTTGGAGATGCTGCGAGGTATACAAAGACATGAGCCTGTGAAATATACTACGGTTGCGCTCAATGGATTTGTACAACATTCAAATCCATTGGTTGTTGAGCAGGCGCTTATTGCACTAGCTGCAAATGATACAATCTCTGAGCGTATTGAAAACTCTACTCTAAACTATACAGCCTTAAATACGGAAGTAGATGCTCGTTTAAGACTATATGGCTGGAATTCTATTGTAAGGCCAGAGCGCTATACCGACCGTATGAAAGATGTTGGTAAATCAGATCCATACTTGCAGAATATTCGATATAGAGTATTAAAAAAGGTTTGGAGTGACGAAGAAGTTTTTAATCAATTAGTATCTGAGATTGAAGCATCCAACGGCTTGCTTTTAAGCATGTTGATGTCTGAATTGAATGCTTTTTGGGCAAATGTAGAGGATGATTTCAAAACTGATGAACGAGCTGACATAGTTAAAGATCAGTTGTTTCAAGCCTTAAATAATGGAGATCGTGCATATATGTTAAGAGCGCTCATTACTGACGAGGCTGTACTTACGGAAGAGGATTTTGATGCCTTAATAGTGCTGTTGGATGATAAAGCAGTGGGTGATCATCTTAGCATGTATAGCTCAGTAACATTCATCCTAAAAGAGCGATATGAAGAGAGAGCTAATGAATTTATTAATGAGCTGTTTGCTCAAAATAACACAGACTTAAATGATGTGTTATTGAGACAAGAATGGGAAGGGCTAACGGGTTCGCCAAGTGTGGTAAGTTTTAGAAAAATTGATTGGGAAAGATTAGCTGAATTAGGTCCTAATCCGATTTTAATTCTGGATACCAACAAAGGCACCATCAAAATTAAAATGGATGTGTATACAGCACCCGCTACCATTTCAGGAATGGATAGTTTAATCACTTCCGATAGCTATGACAGTGTTGCATTCCATCGAGTGGTGCCCAACTTTGTAATTCAAGGTGGAGATGTTGAAACGGGTCGAGGTTTTGGTGGCCCTGGATATACCGTGCCAACCGAAGGAAGTGCACAGCATTATTTTAGAGGAAAAGCAGGCGTGGCAAGTTCGGGTGTCGACACAGAGGGTAGTCAATATTTTGTGATGCACACTTGGGCTCCTCACTTAAATGGGAGTTACACTATTTATGGAGAAGTCATCTCAGGTATGGAAGTCGTAGATCGAATCACGGTGGGTGACACGGTTATTTATGCATATTGGGAAGAGTAG
- the lexA gene encoding transcriptional repressor LexA, which yields MDNAHLTRKQKEFFEYIVDYKKEYDVWPTYREIADHFGYRSPNSVTQNIQALLKKGYLIKRNDEEYDLPSEKKKTLLNESEEKDGIPIRGLIAAGYLQEAVEADLGSITMESLFPNLDKLFALRVSGFSMKDVNIYDGDLVLLMDDDVKNGDIGAVLYDGETSLKKIFWDQNGLRLEAANEDYDDIIVEPDVFEEVRIIGKYIGHINKQGFQRATAKVA from the coding sequence ATGGATAATGCGCATCTGACTAGAAAGCAAAAAGAATTCTTCGAGTACATTGTAGACTATAAAAAAGAATACGATGTATGGCCCACTTATAGAGAGATAGCCGATCATTTCGGATATCGCTCCCCTAATAGTGTTACTCAAAATATTCAGGCCCTTTTGAAGAAAGGCTACCTAATCAAACGTAACGACGAAGAATACGACCTTCCATCTGAAAAGAAAAAAACATTACTGAATGAATCTGAAGAAAAAGATGGAATCCCAATTCGGGGGCTTATTGCAGCTGGTTATCTCCAAGAAGCTGTAGAAGCAGATCTAGGGAGTATCACTATGGAGTCTTTATTCCCAAATCTCGACAAGTTATTCGCCTTGCGTGTGTCTGGTTTCAGCATGAAGGATGTGAATATCTATGATGGCGACTTAGTGCTATTGATGGATGACGATGTAAAAAATGGAGACATCGGAGCCGTACTTTACGATGGCGAAACGAGCTTAAAAAAGATCTTTTGGGATCAAAATGGACTTCGCCTTGAAGCAGCTAATGAAGACTATGACGATATCATCGTTGAGCCTGATGTATTTGAAGAAGTACGCATCATTGGTAAGTATATTGGTCATATCAATAAGCAAGGTTTCCAACGGGCTACGGCAAAAGTAGCTTAA
- a CDS encoding dihydrofolate reductase family protein, whose translation MKCSVYIAVSVDGYIARKDGSLDWLPGADPNEQSNTPAEDYGYHAFIQSVDALVMGRNTFEMIQSFGSWPYPMDVFVLTNRPLDKLPDGVTNIYAVQGSPSDVVEQIQQKGHQHLYIDGGDTIQQFLKANLISELILTKVPVLIGQGISLFGDSDLGKDIPLKHLSSQSYENGFVQSHYQIIST comes from the coding sequence ATGAAATGTAGTGTATACATCGCTGTATCTGTTGATGGGTATATAGCTCGAAAAGATGGAAGCCTTGATTGGCTTCCTGGTGCCGACCCCAATGAACAATCAAATACTCCTGCTGAAGACTACGGCTACCATGCTTTTATACAAAGTGTAGATGCTTTAGTGATGGGCCGTAACACCTTTGAAATGATTCAATCCTTTGGTAGCTGGCCTTATCCCATGGATGTTTTTGTACTTACAAACCGACCGTTGGACAAGCTACCCGACGGGGTAACCAATATTTATGCCGTGCAAGGCTCCCCTTCTGATGTAGTGGAACAAATCCAACAAAAAGGGCATCAGCATTTATACATTGATGGCGGCGATACCATTCAGCAATTTTTAAAAGCAAATCTAATTAGTGAACTCATCCTTACTAAAGTTCCAGTACTCATTGGGCAGGGTATATCTCTTTTTGGTGATAGCGATCTTGGTAAGGATATCCCATTGAAGCACTTATCCTCTCAAAGTTATGAGAATGGATTTGTACAAAGCCATTACCAAATAATAAGTACTTAA
- the rplU gene encoding 50S ribosomal protein L21: protein MYAIVQIGGHQYKVAENDVLFVDKQNTDDKTVTFDSVLLLKDEKGAVKIGTPVVEGASVTATIVDTVKADKVLVFKKKRRKGYQKLNGHRQVMSQIQIDAISASGSSKKAASKKAAPKKEEAEAKAETSDLKSLTVAELKALASERGLTGYSSMKKAELIEALS from the coding sequence ATGTACGCTATAGTCCAAATCGGCGGACATCAATACAAAGTAGCTGAGAATGATGTGCTTTTTGTTGATAAGCAAAACACTGACGACAAAACAGTTACTTTTGATAGTGTTCTTTTATTGAAAGACGAAAAAGGTGCTGTAAAAATTGGAACTCCGGTTGTTGAAGGAGCTTCTGTTACCGCCACCATCGTTGACACCGTTAAAGCTGATAAAGTTCTTGTTTTCAAGAAGAAAAGAAGAAAAGGTTATCAAAAACTGAACGGACACAGACAGGTAATGTCTCAGATCCAGATTGATGCTATTTCAGCTTCAGGTTCATCTAAGAAAGCGGCTTCCAAAAAAGCAGCTCCTAAGAAAGAAGAAGCAGAAGCCAAAGCAGAAACTTCTGATCTTAAATCATTAACCGTAGCTGAGCTTAAAGCACTTGCTTCTGAAAGAGGTCTTACTGGATACTCTAGCATGAAGAAGGCTGAGCTTATCGAAGCGTTAAGTTAA
- the rpmA gene encoding 50S ribosomal protein L27, with the protein MAHKKGQGSTRNGRDSESKRLGVKKFGGELVRSGNIIVRQRGTKFHPGKNVMRGGDDTLFAVSDGHVNFSVKAGGRKFVNVEPAG; encoded by the coding sequence ATGGCACATAAGAAAGGTCAAGGTTCTACCCGTAACGGTCGTGATTCAGAAAGTAAACGCTTAGGCGTTAAGAAATTTGGCGGTGAGCTAGTTCGTTCTGGTAATATCATCGTTCGCCAAAGAGGAACTAAGTTCCACCCAGGCAAAAACGTAATGAGAGGCGGAGACGATACTCTCTTTGCAGTTTCTGACGGTCACGTTAACTTCAGCGTAAAAGCTGGTGGACGTAAGTTTGTAAATGTAGAGCCAGCCGGATAA